One Styela clava chromosome 4, kaStyClav1.hap1.2, whole genome shotgun sequence genomic window, aatgaaaaacataataaaatggccaacaaaattaaaataaattgaatttccaATTGTTAGGGGAGGCGCTAGGcaaaatcttataacatttagcATACCAGAGGATGTGGCTTCCGGAATAGCAGTCACGGTCGTTGTGCGTGACGCTGTGAAACCTGTAGTTACCGATGTTTCTTCCGATGCGTTTGCCTCTTCTTCATGTGAAGATAGAAACAAACATGTGGCccatttattgaaattattatcAACCTTGCAAACCATTCGTAAGATATAATATCTCACAAAATGAGTTCttactatatataatattttcacattGCTATCATACTTGAATAGAAGGCACGTTTTGGAAACAAAGGAaaggctatatatatatttggtattAAATATTCTATTGACTCGTCACTATGGACCTTCGAAATTAGTGTCTTCGTTTCatctataatatattatagaaaTACTGATTAATGCAGAACACAAAAAAAACTTCAACGGGTTCGTGCATGTTATtgatgaatttttaaataataggaACAGTTATTGGAACTCCAgaggtatgtgcaccaagatggcacacaacctgaacatagtatgtgtaccaggttcaggttgtgagccatcttggtgcacatacttcgggagcgcccaatTATTGAACTAATTAATAATGGGGCTAATCTGCCTAACCAGAAAAAAAACATGTACTTTGAAAAACAATATGAACTATTTACATGAAAGTGGTTGCCAGTATGAAACCTTGTTCGAAGCAAAAGTTTGAAGCAACCTTCGTCTCAAATTGAATAGACATTTCCGAAACCATTATAGTCCAGCTAAGTCTGAAGTAATAGTAGCTTCTAACCTATTAGTGACTGTTTGTCTACAATTTATGTACAATGTATATAAATGCCAAGTCTTGCTGCCATTATTGTTTCAGTGCGTAATATTTGAACCAAATTTTGCGAGCATTTAAAATTCGGCTGGAATTTTGCTGACATCGCGGTAGTCATCTGACCttcgtgtatatatatatatatatgcgaatTGCTCTTTTATTTAAAGTTATATTACAACGATTTTTTGACATGACGTATTTCATCGTTTTTTTTTGAGAGTAtcataatgaaatattttagatCATTGCTCAAAAAATCTTGCAATAACGTCTACCGGTTACGAATGGAATAATATGCCTTTTGGCTTGTTATCTTCTTCTATGATTTCGCCAAAATCATAATTGTATTGAATGCGTTTTTTGGAATTAATTTTTTCCCGtgaaattttccatatttttgctTCGGCATGAAATACACATTGACCTGAAAATGCTAAAAAAGCATGACAGCGCACCTGTTGTGGCTGCCGTTGGAGTGTCTTCTTGGGTTACAGAGATTGTTGATGTTTTTTCCTGCGTGACAGTGGGCGTTACCACTTCGTAAAAgaaaaaacaagtaaataagACAAAATGTAATATACGTATATCATGAGACAGCGGCAAAGATGTGTCATCTGTTGACCAAGCTTAACcaactataatgtaaaaataacTTATTCTATTGTATTTTGTATTGGTGCAACAAATCATACGTTATCAATATCTTGGCATGTCGTTGGATTTGTTCATATAGTTAACGGAAGCAAGATTTAGCAAATTTAGTAGGTTTTCATCTAATTTAAAAATGGAATTTAAAGTTATCAAGAAGCATAGTGTGACGTTCGCGGCCCAGCTAAATTTCCCAATATCAAAactataatgaaataaaaaaaacagtagAATACTGTTAAGTTTAATTGATGAATTTAAGAAACATGtttgtgcacatacttctcggagaacaaattttattagaaaGTTTCTTTGCTTTCGGCTTGCCAATTACGGCGTTATTTTGTGAAGTTAAACGCAGCTATAATACCATGCATTGCATGAATCTCGACAACGAATTTGGGTTATTTTTAAACAGATTTATTgtcataatatttatattgtacGTGGTATGTTTCTGTAACGAAAAAAACCTACTCGTTGTGTCGGTGAAATTTCGCGAGCAAAGTCCATCTTCGCATCTCATCCATTCGCTTGAGCAGGCCGTACATTCATCTCCGGACAGGTACGGCGAAACTGGTACGCCATACAAATAGCTgtaaaaagaatataatttaatccgacataaatgtataaaaaaaatgatatcatTCATCTTCCTTATATAGTTTTTTCTAATCATTGATAAAGAAATATCACTAAATTTAACCTAAACAAAATGAAAGAAACCCACACAAAAGATTATAGTTTAAACATTATAAAGCTATAAATTCTCCGTAGGTTTACCTGATTTATTTAAAGTCACCTATTCCTGGAATATTATACCATCTAATATATCAAcgaaatttccatttttacaACTTGTGGACAAAGGACAAGCGGAATGAAAATTACAAATGAAAGAGTTATTGTTAGTTTTAACccttcatttatatatatgatagatACTAACACAATTGCGTTACTATAAAGTTTCCTCAAACGAGATATGTAAACtatcaattaaatttttactCAATACACGATGTTTATCACGCTTACACTAATTAAATCAGAAATGGTTTTTCTTACTGATTTCCAGGAGGAAAGTAACGGCAGCTGACTAAATATCCGCTTGCAAAGTTAGTATATTTGACGGAACTGAAAAGAGAAAATTACGATAATTAAGCAACCGGTTTAAACATGTGTTAATTAATAGTAAATCTGGGAGATCAAAAgcaagattttaaaatatcatcagTGTTACGAGGTTGCaacttttatttactttttttgcCAAAAAGTTGCAGGTAATAAGTAGACACAAAATgagcaaaacaaataaatttgttGCTGTAAAATAAACTACTATACTTGCACATTGCAACAGCACATCCCACTTTGTATGTATTAGCCCATACAAGCTGCGTGTAGTGTGTGCACACGCCGTCACAACTTCCATCAGTGTAGTTATAAAGCTCAACCTGCAGATGGAAAAAGCTTAGGAAGTTTAAAGAGTTGACATAGATGTTCGCAATATTGTACAGATGCAGGCGAAATTAGTCCTATTTAGTACGAAAACCACCCAATACAAATACGGTTTTCGAAATTTTCTTGGTCTTGTACGAACACCGCGTTATTGTTTGCTCAAGACAAGGCTCACTTACTCAGACGCAAATTAGCTAATCTCGTAACGAAAAATGACAATAAAAGGTTGTAGTGGTAAACATCGCATTAGTGCATAACGATAAAACCAAGCTTTTTTATCAACATCTTTCGCCATTAAATGTGTTCGAGAATATTAACATCGGATGAAACAATACCCTTGAAACTCTTGTTTTGTTTCTAATGGGATTGAAAACACACATTTAAGCGCAACAATTGACCCTCTGTACAATAAAAGTTTGAAAGTGATACTACGGTTTATATCAACTTTCAAAACATGAAGATTAATTGCGACTTTAGAAGTATTCGCAAGAATGTCGTGATAAGTTAAATGTATTTATTCACTATACCTCATCATACCACAGTTTAAATGCATCTGCAATCAGACCTCCCACAGCTAAATTTTCACCGGCTCCGTTTAGATCAGCATCATGTTTGAATTCACACCGACTGGGAATTAATTAAGGAATAATTAGGAAACTTTCTCTTTAAAATTCATTTCTTTGTTTATCTACTCAATTTTATAGCGATTCATCTATTAAATGCGTATACGCTTTAATTAAGCAATATCTCactgtttttcaaaaataatgaacATGAAATCCTGATATTATGTATATAGTCGCGCAGGAACAAAAATTTCTCACTTATTTGAAATTGActttcaaattattatattatacagtgttttaaatttttccaaTCGGATGACAGAATAACTCAActaatttgactattttttaaaatataattatctTGCCGGTGACGCTGTacatattttcttctaaaattaCAGGGTGCAACCCTAATTATACATTATTGACTTGTATCCGTTACGCAAAATTGCACAGCTGGTTCATATTGGTCCAAAGACGGAAATGAAGCAGTGAATATGGAACATAATGTGATAATGCTGAGAAAGTGCTGGGAATCATTTGGGCGAGGTAGTGTTGACTAGTGGTTCCAGCATGATATGGCGACCCTCCGCATATCAAATCACGCCTTTGACTGACTGGGAGAGCGATTTCAGAAAAGGTTGATCAGCAGGAAGAGTGACATTCCTTAAACAATTGGTCAATTCAAAACTGCATTTGCAACAAAAATCTCTGTAGTTGAGTGTGTGTGACAGATTTGACAATTTTGCGCAACGCGTGCAAGTCTTCTCCTAAGGCCTATGCTTTGGAGGtgatttggaacatattctagttttgtgcaaagcgtcctagattCCTGAAACTTTCGGATACAATCATTTTGTAGAAGGTATTAACAAATTTATGGTTTCCGTTTTTTGAGGTGTATATTTGCGACGTTCATTTTCTTTATTAAGATCGAAATGAAATTGGGTATAAATTCACGCGCAAGTTGTGCGCCAGTTTTACTTACTCGACAAATTCTTCTGCCTGCTGCTGAAGAGTTGAATCCCACTCCATTAATTTCATATTGGACGCGTTAGGTATTTTTCTTTTCTCATTATGAATATCTACTGCATTTTCTATATCTTCATTAGTCAGAGGTAAAAGGTACAAAGCAGTCTCCCCGACTAAGAAAATATGATAGAtagcaatttataatttttttaatttcaattagcAAGTACACTTTTCCAAATTGAATGTCCATGAATGATACCAATGTTAAGTTTCTTATcacaagtaaataataatataagtgTTTCCACAGTTTTAgcataattttagaaataaagaTAAGTTTTGTTCAATTAGGAAAGCTAATATTGAGCCTGACTCATTTTCAGAACATGTGTACAACCACGGCAGAACAACCAcggtagtttttaaaatatgaattttaaaatacttttcCATGAGTCAACATCGTAAACCTAGTAGGGAAGAAGATAACAGGAAAATGTTATCAATAACTAAATTGATGACAAGTTTATAGCAAACAAATGATTCATTTTTGgatattcccgtagtatgtgaaccaggttttGGTTAGCCATATTATCTTTTTTCcggttttctttattttagttctagtacgagttcggggactgtctttgttatccaagtgaaaataccgtttcagtccctttacacaacttgatgtaaaataggcgaacaaaattaattacctccatattggtacacatacttatggGGCGCCCATTTTTGTGCCAGGGGACCGTGGGGACCGTGAAAAGTGCCTCTTTTTAACACTTCAGGCTGCTGTGTTCCTGTCTTCGCAACCACTTTTAATTGTTTCACAAGtatttaacatattatatttcttaataaatttgtaaaatgtttaCTCACCACTATCTTTCCAGAATAAACAGCttagcaaaataataaaaaagaatttcAGCATCTTGGTCGACTTGGGTTTTCgaatataaattattaatgATTAATTTCCTGCTCCGGCAGAacttaacaaaaataaatgccacattacaatgatatttcaaataaCAACGAATTACGATTTCACTGCAATTTGTTCTCGGGATATATTCATAACCCTATGATATTAAATTGTACGGGTCCTTATGGGCGCCTCGTCGATATAAGCCCCAAAACATGCGTCACGTCTGTTCGCATAATTCCTTCCTAAATCTTCCCTTTCAATTCTggaacatttcaaaaaaaatcatGGCAGTCAGATCTCATGGTCTAAGACTTTGATGCACATCTTCCACATctgttttcaatttatataaaaattataaatgacaAATGTTCCGTGTAGACGTTTCCTCTTATAGCACGCCGTGTGAACAACACCCCACTTAAAAGCCACTGACATGCGATACACACGTTATGTGACACCTGattattttggaaatattgTAAAGTCATGAACATTTGTCAGAAATATCTTTAAATGAAACCTGTAAATTTGAGCAAGCAATTATACTATACAATATACTGATACACTAgacacatatatatacatttatttaagGTACAAACGAATACTGTGAAATTGCctaaatatcacaaaattttgtaacagtaCATCCTGCGCCAACGTGTTTTTACACTATCAAACCGTACGTGCAATGCAGCGCACTTGAAACCCCACACCGTGAACATGGGTAAATATCGCCTTTCTTATTTTTGACGAAATGAGTATGACGTCAAGTGTCTGTATATATACTTGGTTTCACTTTTAAATAAGTCATTCATCATTATTTCTTATTCAGGAAATATAGCCAATTAGTCCCATTTCCAGGAAGACATAATAATTTTTCTCCGATTCAGGATATGGTCACGTATGGCTCAGCTTGaaacatacaaataaataaattgtttcaatCTGGCTAATACTGCCAGCGTAGACTCATAGAAACGAAAATAGCACCTTGttctaaaaaaataatgattgatCGATTGCAAATTGCGATTCGGAACATCAGTTACTGTCATGGTAAATAATTAGCAGACTTTTTAGAGTGCTAATAATCTAAATCTAAACCTTTAAAAATCTTTGGAGGCAAATCGAAGTATTATATAGTTAGATGgattctgtatatatatatattacaaaacatAAGATGAAGTAATCCGGTATATATCGGAATACAgacaaagttttaaaattgtCATTGAAGCATACAACAGActtcaaaatcaataaaaacCATTTGACAATTTTAATATTCCAAACATTTCTTCTTTCCTATTAGTCtaacttttttttcgcgaccccatttttcataaaattgaagaCTACAGATATTCGCGACCCAACAACCAGAAACGTTCAGCTACTTTAAAAAtcagtattttcaatttaatgcgCTCAATGTGCCTGTACGTCGACTGCAAGTGGACGTGGACGGAGCCCAAAAATCTTACATTATTAGGTGCCTTTTATTATGCTAGAATATATTGTTGTTTTCTGTTTAACTGTTTGGAACGCTTCAAAGTTTTGTATAAAACGTCTAAATACGATAATATTGCAGTACGAAAATGTTCACTTTCATGCGGAggcgatgtggacaaaacactTAAGCTAAACTCGGCCAAGACACCGCCTGAGAATCAAAACCATACTTGTCTAACAAACAATCTAATTGAGGGTTAATCGGCAAATAAAGCAATGTAAATTGCGTTTGTGACGGATGTTTTCCCGAGAATCGATTTCCTAGTTTATTTCtgtaaaaattacaaatcaGCAATGAGGTAACTATGATGTAACAATTCATGCCtttgctcagacagatattcaagcgtggttgtaaacattgccttttttgtagttttgcgtgttatttgtcagttttaattgtgtttccaaaaaatatcataattgtcattatgtcctACGAGGACCTTTAGtctagttgcaataatcaaaaattgataccgcaaacgctgtgatagactagcctaaaattagctatcagtacttGTAAACGGCACGTAGTttgatgttttgaataaaaattatagttttgaacatgtgagcCAATTCAACAAGCGCCAATTTTCCAAAACACTCTGTGTGGAAACTATCAGTGACAAAGGGTAGACGGAACGTCAATT contains:
- the LOC120326402 gene encoding glioma pathogenesis-related protein 1-like isoform X1, which gives rise to MLKFFFIILLSCLFWKDSVGETALYLLPLTNEDIENAVDIHNEKRKIPNASNMKLMEWDSTLQQQAEEFVDRCEFKHDADLNGAGENLAVGGLIADAFKLWYDEVELYNYTDGSCDGVCTHYTQLVWANTYKVGCAVAMCNSVKYTNFASGYLVSCRYFPPGNHYLYGVPVSPYLSGDECTACSSEWMRCEDGLCSRNFTDTTMVTPTVTQEKTSTISVTQEDTPTAATTEEANASEETSVTTGFTASRTTTVTAIPEATSSEISTTSPTNQTTGVSTEDSSTAATTPGTTASPLPDNCITDEAYVEAFREYQENMSLWKAAFGDYLSAIEDTANKCGCS
- the LOC120326402 gene encoding GLIPR1-like protein 1 isoform X2, producing the protein MLKFFFIILLSCLFWKDSVGETALYLLPLTNEDIENAVDIHNEKRKIPNASNMKLMEWDSTLQQQAEEFVDRCEFKHDADLNGAGENLAVGGLIADAFKLWYDEVELYNYTDGSCDGVCTHYTQLVWANTYKVGCAVAMCNSVKYTNFASGYLVSCRYFPPGNHYLYGVPVSPYLSGDECTACSSEWMRCEDGLCSRNFTDTTMVTPTVTQEKTSTISVTQEDTPTAATTEISTTSPTNQTTGVSTEDSSTAATTPGTTASPLPDNCITDEAYVEAFREYQENMSLWKAAFGDYLSAIEDTANKCGCS